In Populus alba chromosome 9, ASM523922v2, whole genome shotgun sequence, a genomic segment contains:
- the LOC118048598 gene encoding methylmalonate-semialdehyde dehydrogenase [acylating], mitochondrial codes for MLPLKISIQRARNLKALKPSIFALRSSYYFSTGVVEPSSSLRSPPRVPNLIGGKFVDSQSSSTIDVINPATQEVVSQIPLTTNEEFKAAVSAAKHAFPAWRNTPITTRQRVMLKLQELIRRDIDKLAMNITTEQGKTLKDAHGDVFRGLEVVEHACGMATLQMGEYVPNVANGIDTFSIREPLGVCAGICPFNFPAMIPLWMFPVAVTCGNTFVLKPSEKDPGASTILAELAMEAGLPNGVLNIVHGTNDIVNAICDDEDIRAISFVGSNTAGMHIYSRASAKGKRVQSNMGAKNHAIVLPDANTDATLNALVAAGFGAAGQRCMALSTVVFVGDSQSWENKLVECAKSLKVNAGTEPDADLGPVISKQAKERVCKLIESGVKSGARLLLDGRNIVVPGYEDGNFIGPTILSGVTADMDCYKEEIFGPVLLCMEADSFEEAIHFVNRNKYGNGAAIFTTSSAAARKFQTEIEAGQVGINVPIPVPLPFFSFTGSKASFAGDLNFYGKAGVNFYTQIKTITQQWKDLPGGGGVSLAMPTSQKL; via the exons atgttgcCTCTTAAAATCTCGATTCAACGAG cgaGAAATCTAAAGGCCTTGAAGCCTTCGATCTTTGCTTTAAGAAgctcttattatttttccacTGGTGTTGTTGAGCCTTCTTCAAGCCTCCGTAGCCCTCCG AGAGTCCCGAATCTTATTGGAGGAAAGTTCGTTGATTCGCAATCATCTTCAACCATTGATGTGATAAATCCC GCAACACAAGAAGTTGTATCACAAATTCCTTTGACGACGAATGAAGAGTTCAAAGCTGCAGTCTCTGCGGCAAAGCATGCTTTTCCGGCGTGGCGTAACACGCCAATTACTACCCGTCAGCGTGTCATGCTCAAGCTTCAAGAGCTTATTCGTAGAGACATT GATAAGCTTGCGATGAATATTACTACTGAACAGGGGAAGACCTTGAAGGATGCTCATGGAGATGTTTTCCGTGGGCTAG AGGTGGTGGAACATGCTTGTGGAATGGCAACTTTGCAGATGGGAGAGTATGTCCCAAATGTGGCAAATGGAATTGATACCTTTAGCATCAGAGAGCCACTTGGTGTATGTGCTGGGATTTGCCCATTCAACTTTCCGGCAATGATTCCTTTATGG ATGTTCCCTGTTGCAGTTACATGTGGCAATACCTTTGTCTTGAAGCCATCGGAGAAAGATCCTG GTGCTTCTACAATACTTGCGGAATTGGCCATGGAGGCTGGTTTACCTAATGGTGTCTTAAATATTGTTCATGGCACCAAT GATATTGTTAACGCTATCTGTGATGACGAAGACATTAGAGCTATATCATTTGTGGGTTCTAATACT GCTGGAATGCACATATATTCAAGGGCATCAGCTAAAGGAAAACGTGTACAA TCCAACATGGGAGCTAAAAACCATGCAATCGTCTTACCTGATGCCAACACTGATGCCACTTTGAATGCCTTGGTAGCTGCTGGTTTTGGCGCAGCGGGACAGAGATGTATGGCACTGAGCACCGTAGTTTTTGTTGGAGACTCACAGTCATG GGAGAATAAACTGGTGGAATGTGCAAAGTCTCTAAAAGTAAATGCAGGAACAGAACCTGATGCAGACCTTGGTCCAGTGATCAGCAAACAG GCCAAGGAACGAGTATGCAAATTAATTGAAAGTGGTGTCAAAAGTGGTGCCAGACTTCTGCTTGATGGAAGAAATATAGTG GTTCCAGGATATGAGGATGGCAATTTTATTGGTCCCACCATCTTATCCGGTGTCACAGCTGATATGGATTGCTAcaag GAGGAAATTTTTGGCCCAGTTCTTCTTTGCATGGAG GCTGACAGCTTTGAAGAAGCCATCCACTTCGTGAAcagaaataa ATATGGCAATGGAGCTGCCATATTCACTACATCTAGTGCTGCTGCAAGGAAATTCCAAACTGAGATAGAGGCTGGGCAG GTTGGCATCAATGTTCCTATACCAGTTCCCTTGCCATTTTTCTCATTTACTGGATCCAAGGCATCTTTTGCCGGTGATCTCAATTTCTATG GCAAGGCTGGGGTTAATTTCTACACCCAGATCAAAACAATAACTCAGCAATGGAAGGATCTACCAGGTGGTGGTGGAGTTTCTCTAGCAATGCCGACTTCACAGAAACTATAA